Genomic DNA from uncultured Acetobacterium sp.:
GATCAGCGAAATTCCCTGAGCGCCGGCAGCTTCACAGGCCAGGGCGATGTCGGCAATTGAATCCCCATTGGGGGACAGCTTGACCATAATCGGATGGCGCGAAATATCCACCACTTTTTTGGTGATATCCCCAGCTGTTTCTGCCTTCATACCATAAGCCATGCCGCCGGCCTTCACATTGGGACAGGAGATATTCAGTTCGATCAGTTGAGCATCAATGGCATTTAGTTTTTCAATGGCATTTAGATAAGATTCTTCATCTTTTCCGCCAACGTTAATAACTGTGACGGTATCAATTGCTTTTAGATGGGGCCATTCGGTTTTGATAAAGGCATCAATTCCCGGGTTTTCCAGACCGATGCTGTTCATCAGTCCAGCTGGTGTTTCCCAGAGACGCATACCCTGATTTCCCGGTTTAGGTTCCAAGGTCAGCCCTTTCGAACAGAGCCCACCAAGTTTAGCCAGATCATAAAAAGCTTCGTATTCACGACCAAAGCCAAAGGTTCCGGATGCCGGAATCACTGGATTTTTGAAGAGGATGTCATTAAATTTTGTTTCCAGACAGTTAGACATAAAACACCTCTTCCCGTAAGAACACCGGGCCGTCCTTACAGACTTTCTTGTTTCCAGATTTCGTTTCGCAGGTGCAACCAAGACAGGCACCAATACCGCAGGCCATATGCGCTTCCAGCGAAACGTAGACAGTATTCTCAGGCGGCACAACTTTCGCCACCGCTTCCATCATGATTTCCGGCCCGCAGGTAACTATCGTCTCAGCGGGTAAAACTGCAAGTTTATGGGTAATAATCCCCCCCACATCCAGAACAATCTCGTCAGCTAAGGCTTCAAACGCATCCACACCATAAGCAGTATCCCGAAAGCCTAGATAGACCCGGCATTTTCCGTTGGGGTTTTCTGCTTTATAGTTTTGAACCAGATAATAAAGCGGCGCCGTTCCGATACCACCGCCGACAACACACAGGTCTCCAGCAATTTTCGGGAAACCATTGCCGTAAGGACCTTGAATGGTGACGTCATCCCCAGTTTGGAGACGCGCTAAAATCTCGGTTCCTTTTCCTACCACCTGGTATAAAAAAGTCAGTTTACCCGGCGCGTAATCATGAACACTAATCGGTCGGGATAACAGCGGATCCTTGTCCCAGGCTCGCAGCATGAAAAACTGACCTGGTCTGACATCACCGGTGAAGTCCACTGTCATTTTATAAATTCCGGGTGATACACTGGTATTCGTTAGGATTACAGCCATTTAATAATATCCTCCTGCATTGCCAAGGTGGCGTTTCTGATATGCTCGGCAAAGCCTTCATCCTCACAACCAACCTTTTGATGCCCTGTAATCAGACCACGAGATGAGTTGACCACCGCACATCGTGATTTCTTCAGGATATTGGCAATGTCTTCACCGGTTCCGCCCTGAGCACCGTAACCCGGTACCAGAAAGAAAGTATGGGGACAACGTTCTCGGATCGCTTCAAATTCTTCGGGACGGGTCAGACCAACCACCGAGCCAATGGCGGAAAATCCGTGGTCGCCTCTAAAGGCACTTCCCCAGGCTTCGATCTTATCGCCCATCACTTCATAGATGGTATCATCCCCGACTTTGAGGTTCTGCAGATCAACTGCTGATGGGTTGGACGTCCGTTGCAGAATAAAGATTCCCTTGTCGTTTTCTTTAATATATTTATAATAGGGTGATACCGCATCTTCACCCATATAAGCGTTAACAGTCATGATATCAACTTCGAAATCGCCGCTGAAATGGCCTTTAGCGTATTGATCCCCGGTGGATGAAATATCACCCCGCTTCACATCACCAATGACCACCACGCCCTTGCCGCGGGCATATTTCACCGTTTCGCTGTAGGCTTTCATACCATCCAGACCCAAAGATTCATAACAGGCAATCTGCACCTTGTAGGAAGCCGCCAGATCTTCGGTAGCATCCACAATTTTTTTATTGAATTCGGTTATTTTCTCACCATCCGACCAGTCTTTGTCCAACAGGTATTTCGGTAAAAATTTCAGGGTTGTATCCAAACCCACACAAATGGGTCCTTTTTTTACGGCATCTTTATAGAGCCGATCCATGATCATCATATTTAAGTTCTCCCTTCACCATTGTCATCATTACTTTTCCTTTTAAGGTCTCACCGCCAAAGGGATTGTTTTTGCTTTTTGAAACAAATTCTTTGGGATTGATTTTTCCTTCCCAGTTCAGATCCACCAAAACCAAATCCGCCGGATACCGCTCTTTGATCAGTCCGGATTTAATCCCCAAGCGTTTGGCTGGGGCGTTGCTTAACATCTCGCTGAGTTTTTCCAGGGGGATGCTGTTTTGCTCAAACACCGTGTAATACATGGCAAAGGCTATTTCAAAATTATTGATGCCTGGTGCCCCTTTAAGCTTATCCTCTTCAGAATGAGGCGCATGGTCAGTGCCACACATGTCCACGATGCCTTCCTTGATACCCTCGATTAAAGCCCGACGATCCGGATAAGTCCGAAATGATGGATTGACCTTATAATCCATAGCCGAAGCAAAAATATGATGAGGAGTGACTTCGCAGGTGATGTCCAGTTCCTTTGCCTTGGCTTCCCGGATCAGATCGAGGGTGTCTTTTTTGCTGATGTGACAGACATGAAGGTGTCCGCCGTTTTCAGCCAGCAGCTCCACATCTCGTTTGACCAGCTCCGTTTCCGGATGGCAGTGGGTCAACAGCAGAAAATCATGCTCAGTGGATGCTTCCAGACCTTTTACCATAATTTCTGAGTTTAAGATGGAAACCCCATCATTGGAAAACACGTTGGTTAGCGGGCGAATGGCTTTAAAATCGACCAGTTCTGAATCGCCAAAGTCTTTGGTCAGAGCCGAAACCTGGATCAGATTGCACTGCTTTAAAGCTACTGCTTTATCCAAGTTTGCTTTAATAACAGCTGCATCATCCATCACCGGTTTGGTGTTGGCCATCGCCACCAGCGTGGTAAAACCGCCCTTTAAAGCGGCTGCCATCCCGGTTTCCATGGTTTCTTTATATTCATAACCGGGGTCTCTCAAATGACAGTGCATGTCAATAAACCCAGGCATCAGCACAAGTCCCTGACCATCAATTTCCTGATCATATTCTGATTTGACATTCCCCTTTTCTTTATAGACCTTCTTGATTTTTCCGTCTTCAATCAATACCTTGCCATACCGTCTTCCCTCGGAATCAACCATTTCAACGTTCTTGATTAAGGTTTTCATCTTTCCTCCTTCTGTATTTCTGGTTTTAGTGATTATGCTTTGATCGAAATATTTAAAAATAAGTTAGTATCATGCCAATGTATCCATGGCAATATAAACACTGAAGTGCTACTAGGTGCCAACACTTATCATATCGTGTTGTATGCCTCAGGGCGAACAGACAATTCGATTATCAATCGAATTGTCTGTCCGAACTGCGCGCATACAACTGATTGATAAGTGTTGGTACCGGCACCGAAACCAATATCTATTCTTCGTCAATAAAAGTGGTGTAGGCGTCGCAGTACTCGCAGCGATATTGTTTTTTCTCTTCATTGACCAGATAAAACCGAATATCTTTAACATCCTCATACTGGGTAATGCAACGGGGATTTTTGCAGGTCATAATACCATTAACCACCTTTGGCAAGGTCAAACTGATTTTTTTACACAATTCGCCGTTTTTAACAAAGTTGATGGTGACATTGGGATCAATGAGCCCTAACACAGTCATATCAATTTGCAGATCGGTTTCGATTTTGATTAAATCTTTTTGTTTCATTTTCTTACTGGGAATGTTTTTAAGCAGAACGACCACATCATCAATGTCATTGAGGTGCAATTCCTTATATATCTCAAAACCGTGTCCCGCTTCAATATGGTCAATGATGATTCCTTTTTTTAGTTTCGATACATTAATCATTTTTTATCCTCCACTCCCAAAAGTTTGGCAATGAGTGCCATTCTGACATACATCCCATATTTGGCCTGAGCAAAATATACCGCCCGGGGATCTTCATCCACTTCGGTGGCAATTTCATTGACCCGGGGCAATGGATGCATGACAATCATATCAGCACGAGCGCTTTTCATTTTCTTTTTATCCAGAATGTAATAGTTTTTCAATCTGAGATATTCTTCCTCGCTGACAAAACGTTCCCGTTGAACCCGGGACATATAGAGAATATCAAGATTCCCTATGACATCATCCAGACTGGTTGTTTCAGTATAGGTTTTGGGATCCAGCTGATGAAGAATATGCGCCGGCATTTTTAATTCTTTCGGTGAAATAAAAACAAATTGAACGCCCTGATATCGGCTTAGTGTTTTAACCAGCGAATGAATGGTTCGACCAAAGAGTAAATCGCCGCAGACCCCCACCACATGGTTGTCACAACCGCCTTTGAATTTTCTAATCGTTAATAAGTCTGTCAATGTCTGAGTGGGATGTTCGTGTCCG
This window encodes:
- a CDS encoding dihydroorotase; this translates as MKTLIKNVEMVDSEGRRYGKVLIEDGKIKKVYKEKGNVKSEYDQEIDGQGLVLMPGFIDMHCHLRDPGYEYKETMETGMAAALKGGFTTLVAMANTKPVMDDAAVIKANLDKAVALKQCNLIQVSALTKDFGDSELVDFKAIRPLTNVFSNDGVSILNSEIMVKGLEASTEHDFLLLTHCHPETELVKRDVELLAENGGHLHVCHISKKDTLDLIREAKAKELDITCEVTPHHIFASAMDYKVNPSFRTYPDRRALIEGIKEGIVDMCGTDHAPHSEEDKLKGAPGINNFEIAFAMYYTVFEQNSIPLEKLSEMLSNAPAKRLGIKSGLIKERYPADLVLVDLNWEGKINPKEFVSKSKNNPFGGETLKGKVMMTMVKGELKYDDHGSAL
- the pyrF gene encoding orotidine-5'-phosphate decarboxylase, which gives rise to MMIMDRLYKDAVKKGPICVGLDTTLKFLPKYLLDKDWSDGEKITEFNKKIVDATEDLAASYKVQIACYESLGLDGMKAYSETVKYARGKGVVVIGDVKRGDISSTGDQYAKGHFSGDFEVDIMTVNAYMGEDAVSPYYKYIKENDKGIFILQRTSNPSAVDLQNLKVGDDTIYEVMGDKIEAWGSAFRGDHGFSAIGSVVGLTRPEEFEAIRERCPHTFFLVPGYGAQGGTGEDIANILKKSRCAVVNSSRGLITGHQKVGCEDEGFAEHIRNATLAMQEDIIKWL
- a CDS encoding dihydroorotate dehydrogenase electron transfer subunit; translation: MAVILTNTSVSPGIYKMTVDFTGDVRPGQFFMLRAWDKDPLLSRPISVHDYAPGKLTFLYQVVGKGTEILARLQTGDDVTIQGPYGNGFPKIAGDLCVVGGGIGTAPLYYLVQNYKAENPNGKCRVYLGFRDTAYGVDAFEALADEIVLDVGGIITHKLAVLPAETIVTCGPEIMMEAVAKVVPPENTVYVSLEAHMACGIGACLGCTCETKSGNKKVCKDGPVFLREEVFYV
- a CDS encoding dihydroorotate dehydrogenase, translated to MSNCLETKFNDILFKNPVIPASGTFGFGREYEAFYDLAKLGGLCSKGLTLEPKPGNQGMRLWETPAGLMNSIGLENPGIDAFIKTEWPHLKAIDTVTVINVGGKDEESYLNAIEKLNAIDAQLIELNISCPNVKAGGMAYGMKAETAGDITKKVVDISRHPIMVKLSPNGDSIADIALACEAAGAQGISLINTLQGMAIDYRKKKVVFENLYAGLSGPAVKPIALRMTHQVCQAVKIPVMAMGGISDWQDALEFIMAGATCIQIGTINFNNPMAPIEIIDGLEAYCINEGLANISEVRGIV
- the pyrB gene encoding aspartate carbamoyltransferase encodes the protein MLKGRHLIEPGDFQLDEIESIMQLADNIIADPEGYSLVCKGKLLASLFYEPSTRTRFSFEAAMLRLGGEIIGFDDPNNSSVSKGESLGDTIRTIECYSDIAVIRHPREGTARLVSKFANEMPIINAGDGGHEHPTQTLTDLLTIRKFKGGCDNHVVGVCGDLLFGRTIHSLVKTLSRYQGVQFVFISPKELKMPAHILHQLDPKTYTETTSLDDVIGNLDILYMSRVQRERFVSEEEYLRLKNYYILDKKKMKSARADMIVMHPLPRVNEIATEVDEDPRAVYFAQAKYGMYVRMALIAKLLGVEDKK
- a CDS encoding aspartate carbamoyltransferase regulatory subunit; translated protein: MINVSKLKKGIIIDHIEAGHGFEIYKELHLNDIDDVVVLLKNIPSKKMKQKDLIKIETDLQIDMTVLGLIDPNVTINFVKNGELCKKISLTLPKVVNGIMTCKNPRCITQYEDVKDIRFYLVNEEKKQYRCEYCDAYTTFIDEE